The proteins below come from a single Ictidomys tridecemlineatus isolate mIctTri1 chromosome 8, mIctTri1.hap1, whole genome shotgun sequence genomic window:
- the LOC101971264 gene encoding histone H2B 1.2, which produces MPGLAAGSDASSKEAVPSTPKKRGGGESVRDTTKKAYNNYEVPKQGHSDTGVSSEAGGSVNTFVKDIFQRVAREASRLAHYNKPSTGASQELHTAMRLLMPRELAKHAGSEDTKAATKYTCAKRV; this is translated from the coding sequence ATGCCTGGGCTTGCTGCAGGAAGCGATGCCTCTTCTAAAGAAGCTGTTCCTTCAACTCCTAAGAAGCGAGGTGGTGGAGAAAGCGTAAGAGACACCACCAAGAAAGCTTACAACAACTACGAGGTGCCGAAGCAGGGTCACTCAGATACTGGCGTCTCTTCTGAGGCAGGGGGCTCTGTGAATACGTTCGTCAAGGACATCTTCCAGCGCGTCGCCAGGGAAGCGTCGCGCCTGGCACACTACAACAAGCCATCAACCGGCGCGTCCCAGGAGCTCCACACAGCCATGCGCTTATTGATGCCTCGAGAGCTGGCCAAGCATGCAGGGTCCGAGGACACCAAGGCTGCCACCAAGTACACCTGTGCCAAGCGAGTTTGA